CAAGAGAATCTATGCTGGAAGTCCAGTTAGGCCTGACTGCACTCGGGGTGTACTGGGGGAGATATTTGGAGACCTTGGTGATCCTATAGACTACTATAGATCCTATAGCTTGTGATCTCCATCCCTGTTGTGGCACTCCTGGGCTTTGAAGACCAGGGAAATGCCAGATAACCGGAACCTTCTCTGTACAGGACAGCTGGTGGGTCAGCTGGTGGAGGTATGCATGAAGGATGCAGATGGGTGGGTACGAGAAATGATGGGTTGATGCAGGCAGTAGGCAGGCCAGGGACTGGGGAACAGATACCACGTGCAAATAGCAAGCCTACATGGACGGAGACTTCTCTGATCCCCCTTCTGTGTAATGTGCCTTCGGTGGTGTCTCCCTGACCTGTGTCAGCATCAGCTGGGTCCAGGCTTCCCTGGCACCTAAAACCAGGTAAGATCCAGACCTGTATAGGCTGGGCGGAGGTTTTTCAGTGGCATCTGAAGCCCAGCCAGGCAGGTCCAAGTGGGAAGTGGACCCAGAGGAGGGTAAGCATCCCAGACTCACCCCTGGTTGTCAGGCTGCCCGAAGGCAAAACTGGTGAAGGACTGGTGTTCTCCAGTAGTCCAGCGGAAGGAATCCTTAGCTGCCTTGTAGGTGAGCCCTGGACCAGGGTAGCCAAGGTTGACTGCTATCTGAGAGTCCAGAAGCCTGCTGCCTAATGCCTTTTGATGGCCCAGTTGTTAAACATCTCTTTTCAGAATTCTCCCCAACCTGTGGTATTTCCCTCCCTGCAGCCCTCATTCCCAGGGAAGGAGACTGTCTTGACTATTGACCCATTCCATGCTCCAAGCCCCTTCCATACCCTTGATATCTCTTAGTGCCTGACAGGGGTTGCCATGGTCCCTGTTTCCTGGTAGggctccaactcctcccaatttaCCTTCCACCACCAAGCACTCACCAATCCAGAAATTCTTGGTCTCAAAGTCACTGTCAGTCACCTCGTTGGTGGTCTCCAGGCGGCCCAGGTAGAAGGCAAGGATGTCTTGCACTTTCTGGCTCTCGATCTGGGCTAGCACCCCACCTTTTCCCTGGAACCCCACTCTGAGTTATATTGGACAGACTGTAGGGTTCAGACCCAGAACTCTCTACCCATTCGGTTGCTCTACCATGGCCAGGATTCCAAATATATGTGTTGGTTGGGCTGTCTTGATCTCCACCCTCAACGTTTTCCTGCCTCCTCACTCTCTCCCCACCAGACTTCCCTCTGTGTGTGCAATGGCCCAGTTGGCAGCTCATAGGCCATGCCTGGTTTCTTCTCTCAGAAGGCTTTTGTCTCAATCGCCCAGTGTAGTAGATAGATTCTGATCTGGCATCCCAGCGTGTCAGTCACCAGCCAGAGCTGAGTCAAGACAGTTCCTAAGATAGGAGTGGGGTGGGGCTTTGTCCTTGGCTGTTAAGTGGGACCCTGGCTTGTATGAGCCTTGAATCTATGGCTCCTGCTTTATACCAAGGAAGAGATCGAGGCCAAGGGAAGTTGAAGGAACTATCTCTTGGTCCAAAGCCACTCCATTGCCACCCCGTTTGAGACCCTCACCTGACATTTCATCTTGGCTCCATAGTAGGTGTCTGCCTCAGGAGACACCATGAAGCAGTCTCCGTCAATCCTCAGGTCACAGGTGTGGAAGGGAAAGCCCACCTTGGCTGCCGGCAGTGACAGGAAAACCTGAGTTCTTGTACTGACCTCAAAATCTTTACCCTCTCCCATACGACTGAACAATGCTCCGGTTCCCCAGCCTCTGGCTAACTACTCCAAACTGGAAGTGGACAAAAGTCAGTAGTGTGCTGGGAAATCTGAAAGCATGAGATCTCTcaagagagacaaagaggggGACTGGGGAATCcagggcaggcaagatggctcgtgaggtaaaagcacttgctgcccagGGGCCTGatgttctgagttcaatccccagaaacccatatcatggaaggagagaatcaacctccacaagctgtcctctgacatcaaCACCTGCTCtctggcacatgcacacaaataaaatgtcattaaaaaaaaaaaaagccgttcagtggtggcacacgcctttaatcccagcaggaggtagaaacaggcagatctctgagttcgaggccagcctggtctacagaatgagttccaggacagccagggctacacagagaaaccctgtcttgaaaaacaaaacaaaaaaaagatccaggggctggagagatggctcagtggttaagagcagtgactgctcttccagaggacctgagttcaattcccagcaaccacgtgatggctcacaaccatctgtaatgggatccaatgccttcttcctgTGTGCatgaagaaagtgacagtgtactcatatacacgaaataaataaatctttcttaaaaatcCATAGCTTATAAAGCATTTGCTAATTGCACTGGTATAAATACCCCATTGTGGTCAATTCCAGGATACTAGGGTGGTTTTCCTGAACGAGGAGTTGGTAATAGTTTGGCACATGGACTCTCACGAGCTGATAAAGTCAGATCCAGCACCCCACTGAAGAGGGGTCTGAGAACAACCTCGAGTTGGAACTCACTGGCACACTGGGCTCCCCCATAGCCGACATCACAGATACAGGAACATTCTTCTTTCCGGAATTGGCCGTGCACACACTGTACACTGCAGCGCACTGCCGGGACAGAGCAGACAGGGCGAGTGCTCAGTCTTAAACCACCTGGACCCACGGGCCAACCACAGCAAGACTACCCTCCCAGAGCCAGAGCCCATGGCAGGGCTTCCAGCCACTGCCATGCTTGGCTGCTGTGGTTTGATTCTCCTTGTAGAGAGAACCAAACTAAGGTTTGGaaggtgtggtgatttgaatatgcttggcccaggaagtggcactgttaggaggtgtggccttgttggaggaggtgtggccttgttggaggaggtgtgcagCTATGGGTGCTGGGTTTTGAGGTaatatatgctcaagctctgcctagtTCGACACacagacagtcttctcctggctgcctttgaatcaagataCAGAATTCTcgactcctccagcaccatgtgtgccggcaggctgccatgcttcctgccttgatgataatggactgaacctctgaaactgtaagccagccctaaattaaatgttttctgttataagagttgctatgatgccgggcgtggtggcgcacacttttaatcccagcacttgggaggcagaggcaggtgaatttctgagttcgaggccaccctggtctacaaagtgagttccaggacagccagggctatacagagaaaccctgtctcgaaaaaccaaaaaaaaaaaaaaaaaaaagaaagagttgctatggtcatggtgtctctttatagtaACCAAACACTAGCTAAGACAGAAGGTCATGGAAAGTGGACATGGACAAGAGAGACTCCTTTTGTTTCCTAATTCTATCTTTGTTTCAATAGAAACAAAGGGCCAAATCtgatcccccctccctttttttaaaGTCAGAGTGTTACTCTATCTACAGCCTGAGCTGTAGAGTTCACTATATAGCCtacattggcctggaactcatgacaATCCTGTTACCTCCTACTTTactctcccaagtactaggattacagccctgaacatttaaaaaacttatttattattatatgtaactacactgtagctgtcttcaaacacaccagaagagggcatcagattttattactgatggttatgagctaccatgtggctgctgggatttgaactcaggaccttcagaagagcagtcagtgctcttaactgctgagccatctctctagcccaagccCTGAACATTTTAAATCACATGTATATCACACAGTTGGGGCTCCGTGAGCTTTTATTGAGTGAATGCATGCACTGTAAAAACCCAGTAGTCAATAATTGTAATGTACCCCAGACTCCCTCAGAGCAGCTCCGGCCACCCCAGCCCTCCAGCTATCCCACTGTACCAGTACACATCACAGGACAGGTGTATGCCTGTTGAGGTGACTCTCCCTCACGCTTACCCTGCAGGGCAGCCTGACGGAACACAGGGTCCTCACCTTGGCAGTACCTCCCTGTGTAGCCAGGTTGACAGTGACAGCGACAAGTGCTAATGTTGAGATGTCCGAGATTTCGGCAGCTCATGCGGCATGGGTTCCTGGGAACCTCTGGTAAGAAGAGTAGGTGATTCTGAGAAGGGGCCTCCTTCCAGCCAGTCAGGCAGGTGTGAAGGCCAAGGCTTCAGGGATAGCCCTTTAGACTGCTAGTGCCCACGCCAGGGTCACCCATTCTAAGCTCCAGGAGGCGGCAAATAGGGTGGGTACTCACCACAGAGCCCCCCTGCGTGATCCCAGGCCTTGAAGCAGCCCGAGACCCTGGCTGTGCAGAGGGAGCACCAGGTGCCTTTCTTGTAAGGGGCGACTGTCTTCCCATTTATATCCCAGTTGCCTCTGTGAGAGCAAGAATCAGAGGGTCTGGAGAACCTGGCCTTGGGCAAGGCCGGAGCAGGAGCTTCGGACAGAGTTGAGGAGGGGCCCTGGGCAGGGCAGGAATGGCTCCTGGCTCCCTTCCTCATGGGTCACCTTAGCACCTGTGGCCCAGTTAGGGATTCAGGGAGCTGGATGTGGCAGGTAGGCCAGTTAGGAAACAAGAGATGACTTTGTATCAATCCCTCTGAGCAGGGTCACACATCCAGTAAGGAGAATTCATGAACAAGTCCTGCTCAGCTTGGCCAGAATCTACTCTATCTTCTTCCTTTCATCCTCTGTCTCCCAATGCAGACCAAGAAGTAAAGACATTGTGGGTGGCTGGGTCCATATCTCATCCTAACTGAAAGTCATCCATCCACCCCTCCCACCTTCAGCCCCAGCCTTCCTGCCctctcacccacccccacccccgcacccaGCTATCACCCAGTCTATGATGAGGGGCTTACCCAGGGGAGTAGGCACAGACAAAGGCTTCCATGGCTTCCTGGTCCACAAAGCATGGCTGCCGCCCACAGCCCAGCTGGCTGGAGGTAGCCCACACAAGCTGCAGAGAACGCAAGGCTCAGAAACCCTTTCAGATGGCTTTTACTCCATTCTGGGGGATCACAGCACAGGCAGTGCACACTTGGAGAAAGTTTGGCTTCAACTAGGCAGACAGATGGCTCCCTTACCTGCCCAGGGCCCTTGGAGCAGTGGCTATGCTACTAAGTGTTGAAAGGAGAAATGATTATGGATAGGTGGAAATAGTGACAAAAGAAAGACTTAGCTATCAAGGGTCTTGTGAAAGATTGTGAAAATGACCACAAgcctcttcatatatatatatatatatgtgtgtgtgcatatatatatatatatatatgtatatatatatatatatatatatatatatatatatatatagagagagagagagagagagagagagagagaggcatacaggcagacaagcaaagagagagagagagggaaagggagggagggagggagaaggagagggagagggagagagagagggagaagaaagggagagggagaagagagagagaaggtctcactatgcaggaTGCAGCACTGGCCAGGAAATCACAATGTATAGCaacaggttggcttcaaactcatagagttccatttgtctctgcctcctagatGTTGGAATCAAAGGTATGTTCCACCATGCTCAATTTATAGACTGGTCTTTTATGCtggagattgaatccagggcctggtACATACTAGGCaagctctaccattgagctacatcctccCAGGCCACTAGTccatgccttttttaaaaaatagttattgtTTAGGCAGGCCTCAAGCTCCCTCGAGTACCCAAGGATGACACAGAACTCCTGATCCCTCAGCCTCTAGCTCCTGAGTAGGTCATTTTGAGCCTGGACCTCAGGCATGCAACATGTCTTGCTTTTTGAAATATACATGTTAGTTTTATAATTTTAGAGCTACAGGTATAGTTCAGTTGTAAAGTATTTTCCTATCATGTGCGAGACTCTAGTTTGGATCACTAGCATTGCACAGACACAGaactggagctagagagatagatGCCtccacggttaagagcactgacttcctcttccagaggacctgggttcaatttctagcacccacgtggtagctcacaattgtctgtaacgccaatatctgacaccctcacatagacatacaggcaggcaaaacaccaatgcacataaaataaaaatgaatttaaaatatacaaaattaaagGATGAGAGATAGAGGAGAGATGATAGAATATATTTAAggcaataaattaattaaaaaataattacatatttcaaaacaaatgaCCCAGAACCACCattgaaaataacaacaacaatgaaaacaacaataacaacaacaacaaacccaacaaTAAAACCATCCTTAAGTCACATAGAAATTTGTAGGATGTagctgggcacggtggcacacTCCTGTAGTCACATCACTTGGAAGCTGGAGACAAAAGGTTCACCAGTACAAGGTCACCCTGTGCTATAAGGTAAGCTCAAGCCCGGCTTGGTCTGCCTAAGATAATACACAGCAAGGAGTTGGATTTGGGGAGCTATCTCGTCAGATAAAGATACCTGTTTCTAATTCTGTGggctccccacccccagttcaATTCCGCAGCCCAACATGGTAGAAAAAAAGGCAATCTCTATATGTTGTCCTTTGAGCTTCAGATGTACTCCGTGTATGTGGGTGCgcgcgcacacgtgcacacacacacagcatcaatacaagtgaaaatattataaaaacaaacaaaccacaaaacaataggccagaaagatggctcgcAGGTTAAAAAGGACCAACTGCACAAAACCAACAGAGTTTAAACTCTGGGACCTGTGCAAGAAGCCAGAGGACCAACTTCCCcaaattgacctctgacctctgcatgtgtgtggaagcgcacacacacacacacacactaaaaaaaaaatagatgaggtgctgggcgtggtggcacatgcctttaaaccaagcactcgggtggcagagacaggcggatttctgagttcgaggccagtctggtctacaaagtgagttccaggacagccagggctacacaaagaaacccggtcttgaaaaaaaaaagatgaaatattgAATTAATTAGtattatgaaacaaaacaaaagtagtcTATTTACATagttacacacacaaatacagaatgGAATAAGGCTCAATAAATTTAGGGAAAGATTATAACATCATAAATTACTCCAGGAAATAGGAAATGAGACAAAGAGTCTTCCTCACTTCATGGGTCAACTTCACTATCATTATATTTATACTAAAGgtgtaaaaaaaaatttgagaATTTTGCTTGTGTTATCCAGTGTTGTATTGCCACTAAACAGTGTCAGGTATGTTAAAAACACTCAATAAGTGTTCATGATTGTTGAATGGAGGAGAAAACGAAGAGAACTTTCTTGAGAATGATGCACCTGAACTTGAGAAAGAGGTTCATCTGGGGAGGAACAGCAGGAAAAAAAGGAGGCACAGTGCTCTGGTGTGGTAACATCTAAATCTAGACAGTGTCCTTTTAAGGATAAAGTGCAGCCTCTTGTAAGGTGACTGGGGAGACCATGCCCTCCCCTAGCCTTATCTGAAATATACTCACTTGTGTGTAGTGGGCACAGGTGGCATTGTGGGCACACTCAGCATCCCCATGTCTGTACTGCAGCCCTTCAGCAAACCAGAGGTTGACCACTTCGACAAAGGATGCTGAGCCCATGGGCATTAGCTGCACATTCCAGCCCACATGTGAGTTGTGCCCTGGGGTAGATGCCAGGTTTGGGGTGACTGAAGTGACACAAAGGGCTGCCCTGGCTTCAGCTAGCTGAGCCAGGCTCTCGCTCCAGTCCTGGGAGTGGCAAAAACAGACATCCTCAGATGATACATTCGCTTGCTCCCCCGCCAGTTGCTGTGAGACAAAAGCAACGCAGGGGAGCAAGGGCTCATTTGGCTCAACAATTCCAGTCCAGCACTGCAGGGACATCAAGGTAGCAGGGACTTGAAGCTGCTCGTTCCACCCACAGTCAAGGGCACGGAGAGAATGAAGGCATGCATGCTTATACGTAGCTCACTTTTCCCTGGTTCTACAGTTCAGGACTCTTCAGGGAGTGGTGGCACCCAGTTTtctctatgcagtcctggctgtcttgtaaTTCAAtatgtagacttggctggcctaaaactcacagagatctgtctgcctttgcctcccaagtgttggggttaaaggcatgtgctactatgCCTGGCCAGTCCCACCCCTTTTTAAACTAGGTCTTCTGACCTTAATAATCTGTGGACAGATGTGTCCACTGTCCAACCTAATCTAGACTATTATTGTCCAGTGAGATTCCTTTTCCAGGTGATTCTGGTCACGTTGGCATGATCAAAACTAACCACTCACTACAACTGGCCTTTGGACAGCACGGAAGTAAATGggcattgagccatttctctattGTCTGTGAGTGTCCAGGGGGTGCCAGGTCACATAGAGTAAAGAGTCATGCTTGCCTGCCTCATGATCAGAGCAGTGTTGCTCACGGCACAGAGCCACAGAAGGTTCACACAAGATCTAGAGCTTCCCGAGAGAGGTCAGGAAAAGAGAACTGCCTTGCAATACACACTTTTGACCTCGCCTAGGAAATAGCATTAGTCCAGGCAAGGGGATGGACTTCTGATATCATGTTCCATGTCTAATAATCTGAGCCTAGATGGTGCCCAGACCTGCAGGCTGGCTCGgctgtgttttcctttaagagCCTGCCCTAGCCACAGTCAGAAGAACTCTGCTGCTCCCATCTGGCCAGATGTGATTTTTCCAGGCCCATTTGAGCAACGGTCCCCAAGAAAGGAACACACTACCAGTCAGCTAATCATAGCATCTACCTCCAGGCTGCAGAGTTCTGCTAGGTATTGCCGCTTGGAAAATCCTGGCTGCTCTGGACTTGGGCACCGGGaggcagagcagggcaggggacagAAGcagaccctcccccacctcctgggAAACTGACCCTTGAGCTCTCAAGGTCGCCACCCACTGTGGCTGTCCACCTCTGAGAACTTTATGGGAGGCAGCCATGGGGAACCTTGCCCTCCCTTACCGATCCCACCCTGTTCCCAGGCCTGTTCACGTGGGCTGGGGCTAGGGGTGGCAGGGGCCTCCCAGAATATGCAGGCAGCATGTCTAAAGCTCCAGGATGATCAACTCCAACCAACCCTGCTGCAGGCTCCATCATGGAGGCTCTAAAGGGCAAGTCAGTGAATGAGTAAGGAACTTTTGAGAGGTCTTCCAGTATTTGCTAGATAAATCCTGGTCCCAAACCAATCCCCGCAAAACCCAGCGAgattcttctccctctctgtccttcaCCTCTCCCTTTCTGCTGAATTCCTTTGTGGAGCTCCTTTTCCGGGAGTGGGGAACCCTGGCTCCATCCATATCTGTTGATCTCCGTGGCGACAGGATGCCAGGAAAGGCAGGATTGTCTTCAATGCAACTGTGAGTTGCTGAGGGCCCTGACTTCCTAAACAAATGGCTTTCCCTGAAGGAAGAAGGCACATATCTCTGCAGCATCCAATGCCATGGTACCCCTGGTGAAAGGGCCTCTGGCACTGGCAAGGCCTCCTGAGATCACTCTGGGGCTCAGTCCCTCTGGCAGCCCTCTTGACACAGGGCAGTTGGGTCTACTCACCATTCTCTGCATGTTGGCTGCAGGAGGGTGGACCCGGCTGCGCAGTCGGTTGTGTGCGGTGAGGATTAAGAAACTCTCCTTCCTGCTCAGGgctggaggccaggagagaagGTTAGGCCGATGACCAGAGGCTCCTGGGACATCGCCATAGCCAGCTGAGGGTGACCCCACCCCAGGAACACAGATCTGAGATGAGGAGGGGCAGTGGTAGCTGTGTAGGAGAGAACTCCCATTATAGAGATGGAGGGAGGCCAGGAGAGAGATAGGAAGATGGGTGAGGATGGGCAAAGTGTAGAACAATGGCATAAGTGACTGGCTTAGGTGTGGGAAGatgatgggggtggaggggttcGGGGTAATGAATGACTCAGCCCTGGACTAGAAGCAGGCCTTTCTACCGATGTGTTTCTTTTGAGGTTTTAGCTGCAGGCTCTAACCGGTATCTTTCCTTAACATCCACCCTGGACCCATCTGCttcattcttcttccttcccagtaTCCTTCCATCCTCCCCACCATCATcctaatgccccccccccatcatatCACATCAGCATAACACAGGGCTCAGTCCTGGGTACCTGACTTCTAGAAATCCCTCGCTACCCTCTCTCAGGCTCACAACAGCATCTCTACTTCCGTCTTTGCCCAGGTGTTCCTTACCTTGCAGAGTGGGATCTTGCTTTGGCTGGGGTGGTTGAACCTCTGTCCATGTGATGCCAAGGAGAGACAGGAGCAGAAGCAAGAGACCGAGCCATCGGCTCTGGCTTCCCAGCCACAGGGAGGGCTCCGGCTGAATCATTGGCCTGCCGGATGCTGCAGACATGGCTTCTCTCAGCTGTCCAGCTAGCCTCCCCGTGTTCATGAAGCTATTCACAAGTCTCGGAGTCAGGCTAAGCTGCCAGTCAAAAGGAGGAGGCTAGTGAATCATCACTGTCTCCAAACCAGCCTCCCCTCCTTGGTGCACTGACTTCAAAAGAGACATAGAACCCTTCTTCTAAACGCCTCCTTCCTCCAGCCTCAGTGTCTGGCCAGCCCGCTCCGCAAGAAAAAGCAGGGCAGTGTGCACTGACCTGTGGCCCCTGCTAATCATTGTAGGATTATTAGCACCCTCAGGGAGCCCCCAAAGACCCTGCTGATTGGCCTACAGACATTCCAGGGCTGTGGGATTAGCGACTAATGACTGTACCCTGGCAGGGACAGTGTCCTCCAAGCCCATGGACAGCTTCCACTCCTCAGCCCCAGTCATGGGGAGGAGGCTGGGACTTTGGCAGTGGGCCAGTAAAGCAGGCAGGACCTGGGCAGGACCCCAGGGGAGTTCTCTCCTTTCTTAGGAAGCTCATCCCAACCCCCCTAGCCATGAATTAAACATAAAGCAGGAAGTAACTATTCGCCAGACAGATGCCACCAGACGGGATCACAGAGGAACTCGCTGGGGACTGCACCTTCAGGGAGAAAGGTGTGCCTTTTATGTCAGGGCAGTGTGAGAGGATGAGGCTAGTCCCAGGATCCATCATGCTTACCCATGTGACTTTGGGCTAAGATGGGGGCAGGCAGACAAAGAGGAGGGCATGTGATGGATGCCCTTGGCTGACTTAAGTCCTGCGGTGAACAAGCCTGCCTCTAGACAAACAGTGGAACAGGAAGGCGGCAACTTGCCATGGTATTTAGGGCCTAGCTGAAGCCTGCGTGATCCTATCAGGATCACTGAGTATCTAGTACAGCCAAATCAAAAAAGGTTGACATGTAGACCATAGTCAAATGACCAGGGAGGGTACTCGGCCATTCTAGAGCACAGCCTTACAAGCTAATACTTTGTCCTTCTGAAGTTGGTGTGGTCCCTGACCCTAGAGTCAGTGCTATCTCAGATGTCACCTCTTTGGAGATTCTGCTAGGGCACAGGTGGGCTACATGGACTTCTGGAGAAACGCTGATGGGATATGAATGTCATCATGGATGTCAGGCAGTGGGGACAAGGCCAGGCAGCAAGTGTACAGTGTTGTACAATACCCAGAGTCTCAGGATCCTCTGTCTCGAATAGATGGCCTGAGCGCACCACAGTGGGTCCAAGCCATGATTAGTAACAGCtgcatttttatttgtaaaaaaaattgctattacatatatatatg
The Mus musculus strain C57BL/6J chromosome 8, GRCm38.p6 C57BL/6J genome window above contains:
- the Clec18a gene encoding C-type lectin domain family 18 member A isoform X2, which encodes MTGAEEWKLSMGLEDTVPARLSLTPRLVNSFMNTGRLAGQLREAMSAASGRPMIQPEPSLWLGSQSRWLGLLLLLLSLLGITWTEVQPPQPKQDPTLQALSRKESFLILTAHNRLRSRVHPPAANMQRMDWSESLAQLAEARAALCVTSVTPNLASTPGHNSHVGWNVQLMPMGSASFVEVVNLWFAEGLQYRHGDAECAHNATCAHYTQLVWATSSQLGCGRQPCFVDQEAMEAFVCAYSPGGNWDINGKTVAPYKKGTWCSLCTARVSGCFKAWDHAGGLCEVPRNPCRMSCRNLGHLNISTCRCHCQPGYTGRYCQVRCSVQCVHGQFRKEECSCICDVGYGGAQCATKVGFPFHTCDLRIDGDCFMVSPEADTYYGAKMKCQGKGGVLAQIESQKVQDILAFYLGRLETTNEVTDSDFETKNFWIGLTYKAAKDSFRWTTGEHQSFTSFAFGQPDNQGFGNCVEMQASAAFNWNDQRCKTRNRYICQFGETTLSAPFLHYLSPDMLTACSMLLGYPSHRYKVCLSTRVRHGFLLRTLYLQGQGNGDSPALNTMFMQRNKTGATSFVVVVVLFFKTGFLYAVLAVLELTL
- the Clec18a gene encoding C-type lectin domain family 18 member A isoform X9 produces the protein MVLWLRALTTLPEDLDLDPSNHTWQLTTICNSRSRGSDTSTQLSLTPRLVNSFMNTGRLAGQLREAMSAASGRPMIQPEPSLWLGSQSRWLGLLLLLLSLLGITWTEVQPPQPKQDPTLQALSRKESFLILTAHNRLRSRVHPPAANMQRMDWSESLAQLAEARAALCVTSVTPNLASTPGHNSHVGWNVQLMPMGSASFVEVVNLWFAEGLQYRHGDAECAHNATCAHYTQLVWATSSQLGCGRQPCFVDQEAMEAFVCAYSPGGNWDINGKTVAPYKKGTWCSLCTARVSGCFKAWDHAGGLCEVPRNPCRMSCRNLGHLNISTCRCHCQPGYTGRYCQVRCSVQCVHGQFRKEECSCICDVGYGGAQCATKVGFPFHTCDLRIDGDCFMVSPEADTYYGAKMKCQELS
- the Clec18a gene encoding C-type lectin domain family 18 member A isoform X5, giving the protein MNTGRLAGQLREAMSAASGRPMIQPEPSLWLGSQSRWLGLLLLLLSLLGITWTEVQPPQPKQDPTLQALSRKESFLILTAHNRLRSRVHPPAANMQRMDWSESLAQLAEARAALCVTSVTPNLASTPGHNSHVGWNVQLMPMGSASFVEVVNLWFAEGLQYRHGDAECAHNATCAHYTQLVWATSSQLGCGRQPCFVDQEAMEAFVCAYSPGGNWDINGKTVAPYKKGTWCSLCTARVSGCFKAWDHAGGLCEVPRNPCRMSCRNLGHLNISTCRCHCQPGYTGRYCQVRCSVQCVHGQFRKEECSCICDVGYGGAQCATKVGFPFHTCDLRIDGDCFMVSPEADTYYGAKMKCQGKGGVLAQIESQKVQDILAFYLGRLETTNEVTDSDFETKNFWIGLTYKAAKDSFRWTTGEHQSFTSFAFGQPDNQGFGNCVEMQASAAFNWNDQRCKTRNRYICQFGETTLSAPFLHYLSPDMLTACSMLLGYPSHRYKVCLSTRVRHGFLLRTLYLQGQGNGDSPALNTMFMQRNKTGATSFVVVVVLFFKTGFLYAVLAVLELTL
- the Clec18a gene encoding C-type lectin domain family 18 member A isoform X8, yielding MQRMDWSESLAQLAEARAALCVTSVTPNLASTPGHNSHVGWNVQLMPMGSASFVEVVNLWFAEGLQYRHGDAECAHNATCAHYTQLVWATSSQLGCGRQPCFVDQEAMEAFVCAYSPGGNWDINGKTVAPYKKGTWCSLCTARVSGCFKAWDHAGGLCEVPRNPCRMSCRNLGHLNISTCRCHCQPGYTGRYCQVRCSVQCVHGQFRKEECSCICDVGYGGAQCATKVGFPFHTCDLRIDGDCFMVSPEADTYYGAKMKCQGKGGVLAQIESQKVQDILAFYLGRLETTNEVTDSDFETKNFWIGLTYKAAKDSFRWTTGEHQSFTSFAFGQPDNQGFGNCVEMQASAAFNWNDQRCKTRNRYICQFGETTLSAPFLHYLSPDMLTACSMLLGYPSHRYKVCLSTRVRHGFLLRTLYLQGQGNGDSPALNTMFMQRNKTGATSFVVVVVLFFKTGFLYAVLAVLELTL
- the Clec18a gene encoding C-type lectin domain family 18 member A isoform X1, with protein sequence MVLWLRALTTLPEDLDLDPSNHTWQLTTICNSRSRGSDTSTQLSLTPRLVNSFMNTGRLAGQLREAMSAASGRPMIQPEPSLWLGSQSRWLGLLLLLLSLLGITWTEVQPPQPKQDPTLQALSRKESFLILTAHNRLRSRVHPPAANMQRMDWSESLAQLAEARAALCVTSVTPNLASTPGHNSHVGWNVQLMPMGSASFVEVVNLWFAEGLQYRHGDAECAHNATCAHYTQLVWATSSQLGCGRQPCFVDQEAMEAFVCAYSPGGNWDINGKTVAPYKKGTWCSLCTARVSGCFKAWDHAGGLCEVPRNPCRMSCRNLGHLNISTCRCHCQPGYTGRYCQVRCSVQCVHGQFRKEECSCICDVGYGGAQCATKVGFPFHTCDLRIDGDCFMVSPEADTYYGAKMKCQGKGGVLAQIESQKVQDILAFYLGRLETTNEVTDSDFETKNFWIGLTYKAAKDSFRWTTGEHQSFTSFAFGQPDNQGFGNCVEMQASAAFNWNDQRCKTRNRYICQFGETTLSAPFLHYLSPDMLTACSMLLGYPSHRYKVCLSTRVRHGFLLRTLYLQGQGNGDSPALNTMFMQRNKTGATSFVVVVVLFFKTGFLYAVLAVLELTL